A DNA window from Leptolyngbya sp. KIOST-1 contains the following coding sequences:
- a CDS encoding helix-turn-helix transcriptional regulator yields the protein MATLVSHRTPISSRSADVLQLTEADWSVLGEQAQRQGEALYQPLALGAQHNLPTVLGQGGDRVISLRHGLTLYIRHATLRRPLHFERCHGSDFPLTATFYLSGSSRVRTRAEAGVTPDYTEIAGCNYLYHLPNLTEVEEWPSDEVIRGLMICAPIDYFGPSDPDETLSPPLARLLQGDRSQRFHQPLGQTTAAMNQVLQQILQAPYTGLTQQLYLESKALELLSLQFSQWSDDAASQQRTRSLSADERDQLHAAKELLVQDLSELPLLGAIAQQVGLSEYRLKRGFQHLFGTTPFGYWQRHRLQLAQTLLRESHLSIAGVAARVGYCNPEAFSTAFRRQFGISPKAYQLGKQP from the coding sequence ATGGCAACGTTGGTCAGCCATAGAACACCCATTTCGAGCCGTTCAGCCGATGTGCTTCAGCTGACGGAGGCCGATTGGTCGGTGCTGGGGGAACAGGCCCAGCGGCAGGGGGAGGCGCTCTATCAACCGCTGGCCCTGGGGGCTCAGCACAATCTGCCCACGGTTTTGGGCCAGGGGGGCGATCGCGTCATTTCCCTGCGCCATGGACTGACGCTCTACATTCGCCATGCCACGCTACGGCGACCCTTACACTTTGAGCGGTGCCACGGTTCTGACTTTCCGCTGACGGCCACCTTTTACCTGTCGGGCTCTTCTAGGGTGAGAACCAGGGCTGAGGCAGGGGTAACACCCGACTACACAGAAATTGCGGGCTGCAACTATCTCTACCACCTGCCCAATTTAACTGAGGTCGAGGAATGGCCCTCAGATGAGGTCATTCGTGGGCTGATGATTTGCGCGCCCATCGACTATTTTGGTCCATCCGACCCAGACGAAACCCTGAGCCCACCGCTTGCTCGCCTTTTGCAAGGGGACAGGTCTCAGCGATTTCACCAGCCGCTGGGGCAGACGACAGCCGCCATGAATCAGGTGTTGCAGCAGATTTTGCAGGCCCCCTACACCGGCCTGACGCAGCAGCTCTATTTGGAAAGCAAGGCGCTCGAACTGCTGAGCCTACAATTTTCGCAATGGTCAGACGACGCAGCATCGCAACAACGAACTCGGTCTCTGTCGGCTGACGAACGGGACCAACTCCATGCCGCGAAGGAACTGCTGGTGCAAGACCTCAGCGAATTGCCCCTGTTGGGGGCGATCGCCCAGCAGGTGGGGCTCAGCGAATACCGTTTGAAGCGGGGCTTTCAGCACCTGTTTGGCACCACGCCCTTCGGCTACTGGCAGCGCCATCGCCTGCAGCTGGCCCAAACCCTGCTGCGGGAGTCGCACCTGTCGATCGCCGGGGTGGCCGCCCGCGTCGGCTACTGCAACCCCGAGGCGTTTAGCACCGCCTTTCGCCGCCAGTTTGGCATTAGCCCCAAGGCCTACCAGCTGGGGAAACAGCCGTGA
- a CDS encoding FecCD family ABC transporter permease, whose protein sequence is MSAIAPSKHSAPPALLLTIGLGVAGLVLLICLLVSILLGAADIAPGTVWQSIFQFDGSTEHLIIRTVRLPRAILAVVVGAALAVAGAITQGLTRNPLAAPDILGINVGAALAMVLAVFLRGGGGSYVGFAFAGAAIAAVTVYWLGSLGRSGLTPLKLVIAGAALSYLLSSLTTGILILSQRTLDEIRFWLAGSLAGQDIASILPVLPYIAVGLVASLALGRQLTLMSLGEDVAQGLGLQTAWVKVGSAIAVVLLAGSAVALAGPIGFVGLVVPHVVRFAVGVDYRWILPYSIIFGGILLSVADTAARLVIRPQELPVGIMTAVIGAPFFIYLARSKIKR, encoded by the coding sequence GTGTCGGCGATCGCCCCATCTAAACATTCCGCTCCACCAGCGCTGCTGCTAACCATTGGGCTAGGGGTAGCCGGGCTGGTGCTGCTGATCTGTCTGCTGGTCAGCATTTTGCTGGGGGCGGCAGACATTGCCCCTGGCACCGTATGGCAGTCTATTTTTCAGTTCGATGGTTCCACCGAGCATTTGATCATTCGCACGGTGCGGCTACCCCGCGCCATTCTGGCGGTGGTGGTGGGGGCGGCCCTGGCGGTGGCAGGAGCCATTACCCAGGGGCTCACCCGTAACCCCCTGGCGGCCCCCGATATTTTAGGCATCAATGTGGGGGCGGCCCTGGCGATGGTGCTGGCGGTGTTTTTGCGGGGGGGCGGCGGCAGCTATGTGGGCTTTGCCTTTGCCGGGGCGGCGATCGCCGCTGTCACCGTCTACTGGCTGGGCTCCCTGGGTCGCAGCGGCCTGACGCCCCTGAAGCTGGTAATCGCTGGGGCGGCGCTCTCCTACCTGCTCAGCTCCCTGACCACGGGCATTCTCATCCTCAGCCAGCGCACCCTGGATGAGATCCGCTTCTGGCTGGCGGGGTCCCTGGCGGGGCAAGATATCGCCTCCATTCTGCCGGTGCTGCCCTACATTGCCGTAGGCCTGGTAGCCTCTTTGGCCCTGGGACGCCAGTTAACCCTGATGAGCCTGGGGGAAGATGTAGCCCAGGGTTTGGGCCTGCAAACGGCCTGGGTAAAGGTGGGATCTGCGATCGCCGTGGTTTTGCTGGCCGGTAGCGCCGTCGCCCTGGCCGGACCCATCGGCTTTGTGGGCCTGGTGGTACCCCACGTCGTCCGCTTTGCCGTCGGCGTCGACTACCGCTGGATTTTGCCCTACTCAATCATTTTTGGCGGCATTTTGCTCTCGGTCGCCGACACCGCCGCCCGCCTGGTGATCCGCCCCCAGGAGCTACCGGTGGGGATTATGACGGCAGTCATCGGGGCACCGTTCTTCATTTATTTGGCCAGGTCGAAGATTAAGCGGTGA
- a CDS encoding TonB-dependent siderophore receptor: MGKMWMMWLGRSAWVAMGLGLWTGSAAMAQDTAALEAGIAPGQALPLSEVERPATTVADWLAQTPVVQITGVQIDERDGTLELTLQATGELARPTTAIAGNALIADIPNVVLALPEGGEFTATAPIPGIALVTLSPLGDNQVRVAITGTDAPPVAQVSVGAASLIFSARPGDPAAGAPTDDTIQIAVTGEQADSGYVVPNASTATRTDTPLLEVPQAIQVIPRQVLEDQQITRVDDALRNVSSVSGRLGPFGNSTNLTIRGFTSDSFTAGPILRDGYRVNNNLGSQDIANVERIEVIKGPSSVLFGQADPGGLVNLVTVRPLANPAYGFGLQLGSYGFVRPTLDLTGPITADAALRYRLTAAYQREDGFRDFNTDANRFFLAPVLSWEIGEGTSLTVLMEYTDEEVPFDLGLPAFGTAIANVPRSRILGEPDDFLRNRALNIGYDLTHQFNDSWTLNQGFRYVGQDYNVLTALPFVVNETTGDITRFFADRAYHSDDYTLQANVVGEFTTGSVEHRLLAGADLNLNRFDERYTRLNLANPLPLNIFNPVYGAPRPNFESLPPLPPFDTEHDRIGVFLQDQISFTDNLILVASLRYDSVNFRNLNDATSSRSDQAWSPRLGLVYQPADTVSLYANYSQSFTPNSGQTASGVPLDTQTARGFEVGAKAEFLDGNLFATLAYYNITKRNVATTDPNNPFFTIAAGEQRSQGIELDIAGEILPGWNVIASYAYTDARVTQDNTIPVGNRLFNTPIHSASLWTTYQIQSGNLQGLGVGLGVNYVGDRYGDLANSFTVGDYFLTNAALFYERDDWRMGLNINNLFDVNYISSTNNSRNFGNAPGSPLSIVGSVSVSF, translated from the coding sequence ATGGGCAAGATGTGGATGATGTGGCTGGGTCGCTCGGCTTGGGTGGCGATGGGGCTGGGGTTATGGACAGGCTCAGCGGCTATGGCTCAAGACACGGCAGCGTTGGAGGCCGGGATTGCCCCTGGTCAAGCGCTACCCCTGAGCGAAGTCGAGCGACCGGCAACCACCGTGGCGGACTGGCTGGCCCAAACCCCGGTGGTGCAGATTACCGGGGTGCAGATCGACGAGCGGGATGGCACCCTGGAACTGACCCTGCAAGCCACGGGGGAACTGGCCCGCCCGACGACGGCAATCGCAGGCAACGCCCTGATTGCCGACATTCCCAACGTGGTGCTGGCTCTGCCCGAGGGGGGTGAGTTTACCGCCACCGCCCCGATCCCAGGGATTGCCCTGGTCACCCTCAGCCCCCTGGGCGACAACCAGGTGCGCGTAGCCATCACCGGCACCGATGCTCCCCCGGTGGCCCAGGTCAGCGTCGGTGCCGCCAGCTTAATTTTCAGCGCCAGGCCGGGCGACCCAGCCGCTGGGGCACCCACGGACGACACGATTCAAATCGCGGTCACGGGGGAACAGGCCGACAGCGGCTACGTTGTGCCCAATGCCAGCACCGCCACCCGCACCGACACCCCCCTGCTGGAGGTGCCCCAGGCGATTCAGGTGATTCCCCGGCAGGTGCTGGAAGACCAGCAGATTACTCGCGTGGACGACGCCCTGCGCAACGTCAGCAGTGTTTCGGGTCGTCTGGGGCCGTTTGGAAACAGCACCAACCTGACCATTCGGGGATTTACCAGCGACAGTTTCACCGCTGGGCCCATTTTGCGCGATGGCTACCGGGTGAATAACAACCTGGGTAGCCAGGACATTGCCAATGTTGAGCGCATTGAAGTCATCAAAGGGCCGTCTTCGGTGCTGTTTGGCCAGGCTGACCCTGGGGGGCTGGTTAACCTGGTAACCGTGCGCCCCCTGGCCAACCCGGCCTATGGCTTTGGCCTGCAGCTGGGCAGCTATGGGTTCGTTCGCCCTACCCTCGACCTGACTGGGCCAATCACCGCCGATGCTGCCCTACGCTATCGCCTCACCGCCGCCTACCAGCGGGAGGATGGGTTTCGGGACTTCAACACCGATGCGAATCGATTCTTTCTGGCGCCAGTGCTGAGTTGGGAGATTGGCGAGGGCACCAGCCTGACGGTGCTGATGGAATACACCGACGAAGAAGTGCCCTTTGATTTGGGATTGCCCGCCTTTGGGACGGCGATCGCCAATGTGCCGCGCAGCCGCATTCTCGGTGAACCCGACGACTTCTTAAGGAACCGTGCCCTCAACATCGGCTACGACTTAACCCACCAGTTCAACGACAGCTGGACTTTAAACCAGGGCTTTCGCTACGTCGGCCAGGACTACAACGTGCTGACGGCGCTGCCCTTCGTGGTGAATGAAACGACCGGAGACATCACCCGCTTTTTCGCCGATCGCGCCTACCACTCCGACGACTACACCCTTCAGGCCAATGTCGTGGGTGAGTTCACGACGGGTTCTGTGGAACACCGGCTGCTGGCCGGAGCCGACCTCAACCTCAATCGATTCGATGAGCGATACACCCGGCTCAATCTGGCTAACCCGCTCCCCCTGAATATTTTTAATCCGGTGTATGGCGCCCCCCGGCCCAATTTTGAGTCGTTGCCCCCGTTGCCTCCGTTTGACACAGAGCACGATCGCATCGGCGTATTTCTACAGGACCAAATCTCCTTCACTGACAATTTGATTCTGGTAGCCAGCCTGCGCTACGACAGCGTCAACTTTCGCAACCTGAATGATGCGACCAGCAGCCGTTCCGATCAGGCCTGGAGCCCCCGGCTTGGCCTGGTCTACCAACCCGCAGACACCGTATCGCTCTACGCCAACTATTCCCAGTCCTTTACCCCCAACTCAGGGCAAACCGCCAGCGGGGTGCCGCTCGACACTCAAACCGCCAGAGGCTTTGAAGTGGGAGCCAAAGCAGAATTTCTCGACGGCAACCTGTTTGCCACCCTGGCTTACTACAACATCACTAAGCGGAACGTGGCGACCACCGACCCCAACAATCCCTTCTTTACGATCGCAGCCGGGGAGCAGCGCAGCCAGGGAATTGAATTGGATATTGCGGGGGAAATTTTACCCGGCTGGAACGTGATTGCCAGCTATGCCTATACCGATGCCAGGGTGACCCAGGACAATACCATTCCGGTCGGCAATCGGCTCTTTAATACCCCAATCCACAGCGCTAGTCTGTGGACGACCTACCAAATTCAGTCGGGTAATTTGCAGGGGTTGGGCGTTGGCCTGGGCGTTAACTATGTGGGCGATCGCTACGGCGATCTGGCCAATAGTTTCACGGTGGGCGACTATTTTCTGACCAATGCAGCCCTTTTCTACGAGCGAGATGACTGGCGGATGGGGTTAAACATCAACAACCTGTTTGATGTGAACTACATCAGCAGCACCAACAATTCTCGCAACTTCGGCAATGCTCCCGGATCCCCCCTGTCGATTGTGGGGTCAGTGTCGGTGTCGTTTTAG
- a CDS encoding ATP-binding cassette domain-containing protein yields MPPIHHLLWQLIRYAQRLYWVDTLLWLFILGLPAVPGLIIREFFDTLTGESRFDSSPWVWIGLLLAVGLARVVAIFVGRITKTQHRFLISGLVRHNLLYELLKRPGAELATGGVGQHNASPGEILSYFRDDAAQIEDVVVGTNEIFGAGVFAMGSVALLLIVNPTMTLLVFLPLCAIALLAHQAEHRLKRYRRASRQATQRVTGLIGELFTAVQAVKVAGAEAQMLAELRERCDRRRDLMVRDQVFTAILNSAFENVVSLGTGLILLVAAQSLGAQGSLTVGDFALFVYYLSFVTYFLAFLGGFMAVTKQSEVSFERMGGLVGEWEGGRVGEWESGRVGEWEGESVDGATTAEGDQSHPPIHPSTRPPAYPPTHLPIHPFTHPPAYPLTHPHPLYLKPLLGPEPTLPAIASDSPPAPLHELRVEGLTYRYAGGGGISDISFTLTPGSLTVITGQVGAGKTTLLRVLLGLLPRQAGALYWNGQPIADPANFLVPPRAAYTPQIPQLFSASLRDNLLLGLGDTVGPEQLERAIAAAVFDQDLATLPEGLDTRVGTRGFRLSGGQKQRAAAARMLLRQPALLVFDDLSSALDVETEQRLWEGLFGGGRVGGWEGGRVGEWESGRVGGWEGRRVGGWESGRVEGAKTAEIEKSHPPIHPPTRLPTNPPTHQPAYPPTHPPTCLVVSHRPAVLQRADQVLYLDNGQLHVQ; encoded by the coding sequence ATGCCCCCCATCCACCACCTACTCTGGCAACTCATCCGCTACGCCCAGCGGCTCTACTGGGTCGATACCCTGCTGTGGCTGTTCATTCTAGGTCTGCCGGCGGTGCCGGGGCTGATCATTCGCGAGTTTTTTGATACTCTCACTGGCGAATCGCGCTTTGATAGCTCGCCCTGGGTGTGGATTGGGCTACTGCTGGCGGTGGGGCTGGCGCGGGTGGTGGCGATTTTTGTGGGGCGCATTACCAAAACCCAGCATCGGTTTTTAATCAGCGGGCTGGTGCGCCATAACTTGCTCTACGAATTACTCAAGCGGCCTGGGGCGGAACTAGCGACCGGGGGGGTGGGGCAGCATAACGCCTCGCCGGGGGAAATTCTCAGCTACTTCCGCGACGATGCGGCCCAGATTGAGGATGTGGTGGTGGGCACCAATGAAATCTTCGGGGCCGGAGTGTTTGCCATGGGCTCCGTGGCGCTGCTGCTGATCGTCAACCCAACCATGACCCTACTCGTGTTTTTGCCGTTGTGCGCGATCGCCCTCCTCGCCCACCAGGCCGAACACCGCCTTAAACGCTACCGTCGCGCCAGCCGCCAGGCCACCCAGCGGGTCACCGGACTGATTGGCGAACTGTTTACGGCGGTGCAGGCGGTCAAAGTCGCCGGGGCAGAAGCCCAAATGCTGGCGGAACTGCGGGAACGGTGCGATCGCCGCCGCGATCTGATGGTGCGTGACCAGGTGTTCACCGCCATCCTCAACTCCGCCTTTGAAAACGTCGTCAGCCTCGGCACCGGGTTAATTTTGCTGGTTGCCGCCCAGAGCCTCGGTGCCCAGGGCAGCCTCACCGTGGGCGACTTTGCCCTGTTCGTCTACTACCTCTCCTTCGTTACCTACTTCCTCGCGTTTCTCGGCGGCTTTATGGCCGTCACTAAGCAGAGCGAAGTTTCCTTTGAGCGGATGGGGGGATTGGTGGGGGAGTGGGAGGGTGGGAGGGTGGGAGAGTGGGAGAGTGGGAGGGTGGGAGAGTGGGAGGGTGAGAGCGTTGATGGGGCCACAACCGCCGAAGGAGACCAATCCCATCCACCCATTCATCCATCTACCCGCCCACCCGCCTACCCGCCTACCCATCTACCCATCCACCCATTCACCCATCCACCCGCCTACCCCCTCACCCATCCCCACCCCCTCTACCTCAAACCCCTCCTTGGCCCAGAACCAACCTTACCGGCGATCGCCTCCGACTCCCCGCCCGCCCCCCTCCACGAGCTACGGGTGGAGGGGTTGACCTACCGCTATGCTGGTGGGGGCGGTATCAGTGACATTAGCTTTACCCTCACCCCAGGTAGCCTGACGGTGATTACGGGCCAGGTGGGGGCGGGGAAAACTACTCTGTTGCGGGTACTGCTAGGGCTATTGCCCCGGCAGGCTGGGGCGCTTTACTGGAATGGTCAGCCCATTGCCGATCCGGCGAATTTTTTGGTGCCGCCTCGGGCTGCCTATACGCCGCAGATTCCCCAACTCTTCAGTGCCTCGCTGCGGGACAATCTGCTGCTGGGGTTGGGGGACACAGTTGGCCCAGAGCAGCTTGAGCGGGCGATTGCCGCCGCCGTCTTCGACCAGGATCTGGCCACCCTGCCCGAGGGTCTCGATACCCGAGTGGGCACGCGCGGCTTTCGCCTCTCTGGCGGGCAAAAGCAGCGGGCCGCGGCGGCCCGCATGCTGCTGCGTCAGCCCGCCCTGCTGGTGTTCGATGACCTCAGCAGCGCCCTGGATGTGGAAACCGAGCAGCGGCTGTGGGAGGGGTTGTTTGGGGGTGGGAGAGTGGGAGGGTGGGAGGGTGGGAGGGTAGGAGAGTGGGAGAGTGGGAGGGTGGGAGGGTGGGAGGGTAGGAGAGTGGGAGGGTGGGAGAGTGGGAGAGTTGAGGGGGCGAAAACCGCTGAAATAGAAAAATCCCATCCACCCATCCACCCACCAACCCGCCTACCCACCAACCCGCCTACCCACCAACCCGCCTACCCACCAACCCATCCACCCACCTGCCTCGTCGTCTCCCACCGCCCTGCCGTCCTGCAGCGAGCCGATCAGGTTCTGTATCTCGACAATGGGCAGCTACACGTCCAGTAG
- a CDS encoding FecCD family ABC transporter permease — translation MTPKPWLSLRPRQLPLSFRVDRRVPGVLAALAAIALLSLIFNVSQGEYPVPPLEVVKTILGFPASPDYAFVVNTLRLPRALVALVVGMGLAVAGTILQGLTRNPLAAPEIIGINSGASLVAVAMIVLFPGLPVGWLPAAAFLGGLGAAIAIYLLAWNGGSSPVRLILVGIGLTSLTGAFTSLMITFGNIYSVSQALVWLTGSVYGRSWEHLWPLLPWLLFFLPLTMVLARDLDTLNLGDNLAQGLGSRVEWTRSLLLLCTVALAGASVATAGTIGFVGLMAPHLGRQLVGPSHAGLVPVAALTGACIVELADLVGRLAFAPIELPCGVITAVIGAPYFLWLLYRDGR, via the coding sequence ATGACCCCCAAACCCTGGCTCTCCCTCCGTCCTCGCCAACTCCCCCTCTCCTTCCGGGTCGATCGCCGGGTGCCTGGGGTGCTGGCAGCGCTGGCGGCGATCGCCCTCCTTTCCCTGATCTTCAACGTCAGCCAGGGAGAATATCCGGTGCCGCCGCTGGAGGTGGTTAAAACCATTCTGGGATTTCCGGCCAGCCCCGACTATGCCTTTGTGGTGAATACCCTGCGCCTACCTCGGGCGCTGGTGGCGCTGGTGGTGGGCATGGGTCTGGCGGTGGCGGGGACAATTTTGCAGGGGCTGACCCGCAATCCCCTGGCGGCACCGGAGATCATCGGCATTAACTCGGGGGCGAGTCTGGTGGCGGTGGCGATGATTGTGTTGTTTCCGGGGTTGCCAGTGGGGTGGCTGCCAGCGGCGGCGTTTTTGGGTGGTCTGGGGGCGGCGATCGCCATTTACCTGCTGGCCTGGAATGGGGGGAGTTCGCCGGTTCGCCTGATTCTGGTGGGCATTGGCCTGACGTCGCTCACCGGGGCCTTCACCAGCCTGATGATCACCTTTGGCAATATCTATAGCGTCAGCCAGGCGCTGGTGTGGCTGACGGGCAGTGTCTACGGACGCAGTTGGGAGCACCTGTGGCCGCTGCTGCCCTGGCTGTTGTTTTTTCTGCCGCTGACAATGGTGCTGGCGCGGGATCTGGATACTTTGAATTTGGGTGATAACCTGGCCCAGGGGTTGGGGAGCCGGGTGGAATGGACCCGCAGCCTACTGTTGCTCTGCACCGTGGCCCTGGCTGGGGCTTCGGTGGCGACCGCTGGCACCATCGGCTTTGTGGGGCTGATGGCTCCGCACCTGGGGCGACAGCTGGTGGGGCCATCCCACGCGGGCCTGGTGCCGGTGGCGGCGTTGACAGGGGCCTGCATTGTGGAGCTGGCGGACCTGGTGGGGCGACTGGCCTTTGCCCCCATCGAGCTGCCCTGCGGGGTGATTACAGCGGTGATTGGCGCGCCCTACTTTCTGTGGCTGCTGTACCGCGATGGTCGATGA
- a CDS encoding four helix bundle protein yields the protein MARQLVRSYRDLEVYQVAFATAMEIFEVSKRFPVEERYCLIDQIRRSSRSVCANLGEAWRKRRYQAAFVAKISDCQAEATETQIWLEFAVR from the coding sequence ATGGCTAGGCAATTGGTTAGGAGTTATCGGGATTTGGAGGTTTATCAGGTGGCTTTTGCCACAGCTATGGAGATTTTTGAGGTATCTAAGCGATTTCCGGTTGAGGAGAGATATTGCTTGATTGACCAGATTCGCAGGTCGTCTCGATCAGTGTGTGCAAATTTGGGAGAAGCCTGGCGAAAACGGCGATACCAAGCTGCTTTTGTGGCAAAAATCAGTGACTGCCAGGCTGAAGCGACAGAAACCCAAATTTGGTTAGAGTTTGCGGTTAGATGA
- a CDS encoding iron-siderophore ABC transporter substrate-binding protein, which produces MPNDPQRIVVLGGLEDALSLGIKPIGSDELNAEGIHLSGMLDGIEDVGGNDAPNLEKILALKPDFIIGGDYVSANYGALSKIAPTVLIAYGHSGQWKEFFMGYAEAFDKTAAAQQVMDDYYARAEDFKTQMGDRAAELEVSIVRVYPTHVNLYLKDSFCGTVVADAGLSRPPSQDLTASEANALFGNSIQYTISREKLSDADGDAIFIWTYGYQDGIAQQAQTEKGRLMGDPLWSTLNAVQNGQVHEVPSYWIGSGPIAANAILDDLFNYLVEDS; this is translated from the coding sequence GGTGGTTTAGAGGATGCGCTGAGCTTAGGTATTAAGCCAATTGGCAGTGACGAATTAAATGCTGAAGGCATTCACCTGAGCGGTATGCTCGACGGCATTGAGGATGTGGGCGGCAACGATGCCCCCAACCTTGAGAAAATTTTGGCGCTAAAGCCAGACTTCATAATTGGCGGAGATTATGTCTCAGCTAACTATGGTGCCTTATCTAAAATCGCCCCCACAGTCTTGATTGCCTACGGGCATAGTGGTCAGTGGAAAGAGTTTTTCATGGGCTACGCAGAAGCTTTTGATAAGACCGCAGCAGCCCAGCAGGTCATGGACGATTATTACGCCCGCGCAGAAGACTTTAAGACCCAGATGGGAGACCGCGCGGCTGAATTAGAGGTGTCGATCGTGCGGGTATACCCAACCCATGTGAACCTGTACCTCAAAGATTCATTTTGTGGCACGGTGGTTGCTGATGCTGGTCTGTCTCGACCCCCATCTCAAGATTTAACCGCATCGGAGGCCAATGCGTTATTTGGCAATAGCATTCAGTACACTATCAGTCGCGAAAAACTATCCGATGCTGATGGTGATGCTATTTTTATCTGGACTTATGGGTATCAAGATGGCATTGCCCAGCAGGCCCAGACTGAGAAAGGTAGGCTTATGGGTGATCCGCTGTGGTCTACCTTAAATGCGGTTCAGAATGGGCAGGTTCATGAAGTTCCTTCCTATTGGATTGGCAGCGGCCCGATCGCCGCCAATGCTATTCTCGATGACCTGTTTAACTATTTGGTGGAGGACTCGTAG
- a CDS encoding DUF29 domain-containing protein → MQTTTLYEQDFYAWAQRQVELLRSGQLGELDIDNLIEEIESLGRQERQGLRNRLGVLLGHLLKWRYQPEARSKSWAATIREQRERIQEHLAENPSLRPYLAEATLKGYRSGLNLVDRETPLNIKQLPQSCPFSEAEIFEEPIDWQS, encoded by the coding sequence ATGCAAACCACCACGCTCTATGAGCAAGATTTTTACGCCTGGGCTCAGCGTCAAGTCGAGCTATTGCGCTCAGGTCAACTGGGGGAACTGGATATTGACAACCTGATCGAGGAGATAGAGTCGCTGGGTCGGCAAGAACGGCAAGGGTTGCGTAACCGGCTAGGAGTGTTGCTAGGGCATCTGCTCAAATGGCGCTATCAGCCAGAGGCCCGATCTAAAAGCTGGGCTGCCACCATCCGAGAACAGCGGGAGCGCATTCAGGAGCACCTGGCAGAAAACCCCAGCTTGAGGCCCTATTTGGCTGAAGCAACTCTCAAGGGCTATCGATCTGGGTTAAACCTGGTAGATAGAGAAACACCTCTCAACATCAAACAACTTCCCCAATCTTGTCCCTTCTCGGAAGCAGAAATTTTTGAGGAGCCGATTGACTGGCAGTCATAG
- a CDS encoding DUF1636 domain-containing protein, which translates to MPDQLIVCKSCGFSVDEEKRDGETGGGHLLKQLETLYEQWPRQAELTIETTGCLCICEQPCAIAYVGTGKPTYLFTDLDPTTCAADLLTAAELYLDCDDGMVPCFKLPDALQAHRTARIPPAC; encoded by the coding sequence ATGCCAGACCAGTTAATTGTCTGCAAAAGCTGCGGCTTTTCGGTGGATGAAGAAAAGCGCGATGGCGAAACGGGCGGGGGGCACCTGCTAAAGCAGTTGGAAACCCTGTACGAGCAGTGGCCCCGCCAAGCTGAGCTGACCATTGAGACCACTGGCTGCCTCTGCATTTGTGAACAGCCCTGCGCGATCGCCTACGTGGGTACCGGCAAACCCACCTACCTCTTCACCGACCTCGACCCCACCACCTGCGCCGCCGACCTGCTCACCGCCGCTGAGCTCTATCTCGATTGCGACGATGGTATGGTGCCCTGCTTCAAGCTGCCCGATGCGCTGCAAGCTCACAGAACGGCGCGAATTCCGCCTGCGTGTTGA